One genomic region from Apodemus sylvaticus chromosome 1, mApoSyl1.1, whole genome shotgun sequence encodes:
- the LOC127678309 gene encoding secretoglobin family 2A member 1-like has product MKLVVLFMLVTIPICCYASGSGCRIIDKIINSTVDPTVSESAYLELLDSYVHDPATENAVKQFKQCFLIQSEETLIDAQVMTDAIYNSKDCPKSS; this is encoded by the exons ATGAAGCTGGTGGTTCTATTCATGTTGGTTACCATCCCCATTTGCTGCTATGCCAGTG GTTCTGGCTGCAGAATCATAGATAAAATTATCAACAGTACAGTTGACCCAACTGTGTCTGAGAGTGCTTATTTGGAATTGCTTGATTCATATGTACACGACCCTGCTACTGAAAATGCTGTGAAGCAATTCAAACAATGTTTTCTAATCCAGTCCGAGGAGACTCTGATCGATGCTCAAGTGATGACg GATGCAATATACAACAGCAAAGACTGTCCAAAGTCATCGTAA